Proteins co-encoded in one Metabacillus sp. KUDC1714 genomic window:
- a CDS encoding NAD-dependent succinate-semialdehyde dehydrogenase, with protein MEHYQMYINGEWLGEHLPTIEVMNPATNACFATVPNGGRVEAAQAVDAASNAYISWSDYSAYERADLIHQWHDLIKEQLIDLAKTMTMEQGKPLKEAIGEVNYANGFLSWYAEEAKRIYGETIPATQRNKRLFVQKQPVGVVAVITPWNFPAAMITRKVAPALAAGCTVVIKPAEQTPITALKLAKLAEEAGIPKGVINVVTGSAKEIGEVWLQDDRVRKLTFTGSTEVGKLLMLQSAQTVKKLSLELGGHAPVIILEDANIDKAVDGVIAAKYRNAGQTCICANRIYVHESIYQAFIEKLIPKVKELAIGNGLDEGIDIGPLIDQAAVEKVILHIEDAVSNGAKVELGGTRKAGLFIEPTILSNINDHMLCMKDETFGPVAPITTFKTEEEVIKRANNSIFGLAAYVFTENISRGIKVTEALEYGIIGLNDGLPSTPQAPFGGFKQSGIGREGGHHGIEEYLEIKYISLGL; from the coding sequence ATGGAACATTATCAAATGTATATTAACGGAGAGTGGCTAGGGGAACATTTACCAACGATCGAGGTTATGAATCCGGCTACAAACGCTTGTTTTGCGACTGTTCCAAATGGAGGAAGAGTGGAAGCTGCGCAGGCTGTTGATGCGGCAAGTAATGCCTATATTAGTTGGTCAGATTATTCTGCCTATGAACGTGCAGACTTAATTCACCAATGGCATGATTTAATCAAAGAACAATTAATAGATTTAGCGAAAACAATGACGATGGAGCAAGGAAAGCCATTAAAAGAAGCGATTGGTGAAGTTAACTATGCAAATGGATTTTTATCATGGTATGCAGAAGAAGCAAAGCGGATATATGGCGAAACAATCCCTGCTACTCAACGAAATAAACGTCTTTTTGTGCAAAAGCAACCAGTTGGAGTAGTCGCAGTTATCACCCCATGGAATTTTCCTGCTGCAATGATTACAAGGAAGGTAGCCCCTGCACTAGCAGCTGGATGTACAGTTGTGATTAAACCTGCTGAACAAACGCCGATTACAGCATTAAAATTAGCAAAGTTAGCAGAAGAGGCAGGAATTCCTAAGGGTGTAATTAATGTTGTCACAGGGAGTGCTAAGGAAATTGGTGAGGTCTGGCTCCAGGATGACAGAGTACGAAAATTAACGTTTACCGGATCAACAGAAGTTGGAAAGCTCTTGATGCTGCAATCAGCACAAACTGTTAAAAAGCTATCATTAGAATTAGGTGGGCATGCACCTGTAATAATATTAGAGGATGCAAATATAGATAAAGCAGTTGATGGCGTGATCGCAGCAAAATATCGAAATGCAGGACAAACTTGTATTTGCGCAAATCGCATTTATGTACACGAATCAATTTACCAAGCTTTTATTGAAAAACTAATTCCAAAAGTAAAAGAATTAGCAATAGGAAATGGACTTGATGAAGGGATCGATATTGGACCACTTATTGATCAAGCGGCGGTTGAAAAAGTAATTCTACACATCGAGGATGCAGTATCAAATGGGGCCAAAGTCGAACTTGGTGGTACAAGAAAAGCAGGTTTATTTATAGAACCTACAATTCTTTCCAATATAAATGATCATATGTTGTGTATGAAAGATGAAACATTTGGACCAGTTGCTCCTATTACCACATTCAAAACAGAAGAAGAAGTGATCAAACGAGCGAACAACTCTATCTTTGGTTTGGCAGCATATGTGTTTACAGAAAATATCTCTAGGGGAATAAAAGTAACAGAAGCCCTTGAATATGGAATAATCGGCTTAAACGATGGACTTCCTTCAACACCTCAAGCTCCATTTGGGGGCTTCAAGCAAAGTGGAATAGGTCGTGAGGGTGGCCATCATGGCATTGAAGAATACTTAGAAATAAAATATATTTCACTTGGATTATAG
- the katA gene encoding catalase KatA: MTNNRLTTSWGAPVGDNQNSITAGDRGPTLLQDVHLLEKLAHFNRERVPERVVHAKGAGAHGYFEVTNDVSKYTKANFLSEVGKRTPLFIRFSTVAGELGSADTVRDPRGFAVKFYTEEGNYDIVGNNTPVFFIRDAIKFPDFIHTQKRDPQTHLKNPNAIWDFWSLSPEALHQVTILMSDRGIPATLRHMHGFGSHTFKWTNAEGDGVWIKYHFKTEQGVKNISPEVAAKIAGENPDYHTEDLFNAIEKGDFPAWKLYVQIMPLEDADTYRFDPFDVTKVWSQKDYPLIEVGRMVLDRNPENYFAEVEQATFSPGTLVPGVDVSPDKMLQGRLFAYHDAHRYRVGANHQALPINRARNEVKNYQRDGQMRFDDNGGKSVYYEPNSFGGPSETPEHKQAAFPVSGVADSVGYDHNDHYTQAGDLYRLMNEEQRAHLVSNIVGAMKPVERDDIKLRQIQHFYKADPEYGTRIAEGLGLAVPESVK; this comes from the coding sequence ATGACTAATAACAGACTTACTACAAGCTGGGGTGCTCCAGTAGGGGACAACCAGAATTCAATCACAGCAGGAGATCGCGGACCAACATTATTACAAGATGTACACCTTTTAGAAAAGCTTGCACATTTTAATAGAGAACGAGTTCCAGAGCGTGTTGTACATGCAAAAGGTGCAGGTGCTCACGGTTACTTTGAAGTAACAAATGATGTGTCAAAATATACGAAAGCTAACTTTTTATCTGAAGTAGGGAAACGTACACCTTTATTTATTCGTTTTTCTACGGTTGCTGGTGAACTTGGATCAGCTGATACAGTTCGTGATCCACGCGGATTTGCAGTTAAATTTTATACAGAAGAAGGTAACTACGATATCGTTGGGAATAATACACCGGTATTCTTTATCCGTGATGCAATCAAATTCCCTGATTTCATCCATACACAAAAAAGAGATCCACAAACACACTTGAAAAATCCTAATGCAATATGGGATTTCTGGTCATTGTCACCAGAAGCTCTACACCAAGTAACAATCCTTATGTCTGATCGTGGCATACCAGCAACATTACGCCACATGCATGGTTTTGGTAGCCATACATTCAAATGGACAAATGCAGAAGGTGATGGAGTTTGGATCAAATATCATTTTAAAACAGAGCAAGGTGTTAAAAACATCAGCCCTGAAGTTGCGGCTAAAATAGCAGGTGAAAATCCTGATTATCATACAGAAGATTTATTCAATGCGATTGAAAAAGGTGATTTTCCAGCTTGGAAATTATATGTACAAATCATGCCTTTAGAAGACGCAGATACTTACCGTTTTGATCCATTTGATGTAACAAAGGTTTGGTCACAAAAAGACTATCCACTAATCGAGGTTGGTCGTATGGTATTAGACAGAAATCCTGAAAACTACTTTGCTGAGGTAGAACAAGCAACATTCTCACCTGGTACACTTGTTCCTGGAGTAGATGTATCACCTGATAAAATGCTACAAGGTCGTTTGTTCGCATACCATGATGCACACCGTTACCGTGTTGGCGCTAACCATCAAGCACTACCGATTAACCGTGCAAGAAATGAAGTGAAAAACTATCAGCGTGATGGGCAAATGCGCTTTGATGATAATGGTGGTAAGTCTGTATACTATGAGCCAAACAGCTTTGGTGGTCCATCTGAAACACCTGAGCATAAGCAAGCAGCATTCCCTGTTTCAGGTGTAGCAGATAGTGTTGGATATGATCATAATGATCACTATACACAAGCAGGTGACCTTTATCGCTTAATGAATGAAGAACAACGTGCACATCTAGTTTCTAACATTGTTGGAGCTATGAAACCCGTTGAAAGAGACGATATTAAGTTACGTCAAATTCAGCACTTCTATAAAGCAGATCCTGAATATGGAACTCGTATCGCTGAAGGTTTAGGGTTAGCAGTTCCAGAATCAGTGAAATAA
- a CDS encoding SRPBCC domain-containing protein: MEKLFVDESIVINASSAKVWEALTNRIYSDKWATEFSSGGPQFSIESDWNLGSPVLWKGQDGTVIVEGNVTALKPHKILRFTVFDVRSSERPAVTEEDGITFKLSEQDGKTTLHILQGDFSVMNDGEKYRDLSTEIWEKVLPKVKSMAEQINNSIT; encoded by the coding sequence ATGGAAAAGCTCTTTGTTGATGAATCAATAGTAATCAATGCATCAAGTGCAAAAGTTTGGGAGGCGCTTACAAACCGTATTTATTCAGATAAGTGGGCAACTGAGTTCTCAAGTGGAGGCCCGCAATTTTCCATAGAATCAGACTGGAACCTTGGTAGTCCAGTTCTTTGGAAAGGTCAAGACGGAACAGTCATTGTTGAAGGCAATGTCACGGCTCTTAAACCACATAAAATTTTGCGCTTTACTGTATTTGATGTTCGTAGTTCAGAAAGACCTGCTGTTACTGAGGAAGACGGTATTACCTTCAAACTGTCTGAGCAAGATGGAAAGACGACACTCCATATCTTACAGGGGGATTTTTCTGTAATGAATGATGGAGAGAAATACCGTGATTTAAGCACTGAGATTTGGGAAAAAGTACTTCCTAAAGTTAAGAGCATGGCAGAACAAATAAATAATAGTATTACATGA
- a CDS encoding acyl-CoA thioesterase, with amino-acid sequence MVGRAEKKCSESLVIKTSRVFPLDTNNHNTLFGGKLMSYIDDVASISAAKHSRCEVVTASTDSVDFLVPIRQSDSVSLKSYVSSVGRSSMEVFVKVIAEDLRTGERKLAATSFLTFVALDDQGKPVQVPKVIPESDEEVMLNNTAGQRINVRKERREHSEAFANVVTL; translated from the coding sequence ATGGTAGGAAGAGCCGAAAAAAAATGCAGTGAATCACTTGTCATTAAAACGAGCAGAGTTTTCCCATTGGATACAAATAACCACAATACATTATTTGGTGGAAAATTAATGAGTTATATTGATGATGTAGCATCGATCTCTGCAGCGAAGCATTCTCGATGTGAGGTTGTAACAGCGTCAACAGATTCTGTTGATTTTTTAGTCCCTATACGTCAGAGCGATTCCGTTAGTTTAAAATCATATGTTTCATCTGTAGGACGCTCCTCTATGGAGGTATTTGTGAAAGTGATAGCTGAGGATTTAAGAACAGGTGAACGGAAGCTTGCTGCGACTTCCTTTTTAACATTTGTAGCTTTAGATGATCAAGGGAAACCTGTCCAAGTTCCAAAAGTGATTCCTGAATCTGATGAAGAAGTTATGCTTAATAATACTGCAGGCCAACGGATAAATGTACGAAAAGAACGTCGAGAGCATAGTGAAGCATTTGCAAATGTTGTAACACTTTGA
- a CDS encoding sensory rhodopsin transducer gives MNKKKGETHWIIPDGYIPPLSSGELTSHESICILNCNENEANIFISIYFEDRNPIERIPVIVQGKRSNHLRTSTLELDGETIPFGVPYSIEVESDLPIIVQYSRLDSTQPGLALMSTMGYPLK, from the coding sequence TTGAATAAAAAAAAGGGTGAAACACATTGGATCATTCCAGATGGATATATTCCACCACTAAGTTCTGGGGAACTTACAAGTCATGAATCTATTTGTATACTAAATTGCAATGAAAACGAGGCGAATATATTTATTTCAATATACTTTGAGGATCGTAACCCAATTGAAAGAATACCAGTAATCGTACAAGGTAAAAGAAGTAATCATCTTCGCACCTCAACTTTAGAGCTTGATGGAGAAACGATACCATTTGGTGTTCCATATTCAATTGAAGTTGAAAGTGATCTTCCAATTATTGTTCAATATAGCCGATTAGACTCTACTCAACCAGGACTAGCGCTTATGTCGACAATGGGATATCCACTAAAATAA
- a CDS encoding cache domain-containing sensor histidine kinase codes for MKHLISYLSTRYRNLKIKYKLIVFISIIMVVCLAFIVVGFKYAFSSYDEQIYRKSSQVLIMSSNRIEDELKNIEEVTYKILTDNVIQNALIKTKDEVSKYEQYQIEREIWEKLTSYVGAEKYIQSIHLFDVNGTEYRAGGTPSSLLYKHKEEMITKAKAGDGSNVWVSLKDSKNSIFSTRQLKSSRNLSLEELGTLVIEIKLDEIVKELPREWEGQEGIIIISKGEDIFFTEKPFTHLDKLNFTVNTNQGYQFQKVYGRSFFVTHSKSPYANWTYWNVIPFGTMFAKVTAIKFVVIFLFLSLFLSAIYLVIQFSKRITNPIENLVSAMKYVQNGDFKVADTFKPSQVHDEVGILHRNFFVMIERINELIKENYEKQLLVKDTEFKALQSQINPHFLYNTLESINWLAKINKQQQISKMVESLGYLLRNAISLKDDVITVQEEIEMVEHYVTIQRFRFEERLDFHLSIHEDVKECVLPKLIVQPLVENAIHYALEMMIEPCMISVSAYKNGDLLHIFVEDNGIGMDEQQLESVRKGEIKTRGNGIGLRNIDSRIKFVFGNQYGLQIDSKINKGTKVLIVIPYQTRWDYA; via the coding sequence ATGAAGCATCTAATCTCATATCTTTCAACCAGGTATAGAAACTTAAAAATTAAGTATAAGTTAATCGTTTTTATTTCGATTATCATGGTTGTTTGTTTAGCATTTATCGTAGTCGGATTTAAATATGCTTTTTCTAGTTATGATGAACAAATTTACCGCAAATCATCACAAGTCTTAATCATGTCCTCTAATCGGATTGAAGACGAATTAAAAAATATTGAGGAAGTAACATATAAGATTCTAACTGACAATGTTATTCAAAATGCATTAATCAAAACGAAAGACGAAGTATCTAAATACGAGCAATATCAAATTGAAAGAGAGATTTGGGAAAAGTTAACAAGTTATGTTGGAGCAGAGAAGTATATTCAATCCATTCACCTATTTGATGTAAATGGAACAGAATATCGTGCAGGTGGCACACCATCGTCTCTATTATATAAGCATAAAGAAGAAATGATCACCAAAGCTAAAGCTGGCGATGGGAGTAATGTGTGGGTTTCGCTTAAAGATTCGAAGAATTCAATTTTTTCAACAAGACAGTTAAAATCATCTCGGAATTTAAGTCTTGAGGAATTAGGAACCTTAGTAATTGAAATTAAATTAGATGAAATTGTTAAAGAACTCCCTAGAGAGTGGGAAGGGCAAGAAGGTATTATTATCATCTCAAAAGGTGAAGACATCTTTTTTACGGAAAAGCCTTTTACCCATCTAGATAAACTTAATTTTACAGTGAATACTAATCAAGGCTATCAATTCCAAAAAGTGTATGGCAGAAGTTTCTTCGTGACACATTCAAAATCCCCGTATGCAAATTGGACATATTGGAATGTGATACCATTCGGAACGATGTTTGCCAAGGTAACGGCTATAAAATTTGTGGTGATTTTTTTATTCCTTTCACTCTTTTTAAGTGCGATTTATTTAGTTATTCAGTTTTCGAAACGAATCACAAATCCGATCGAAAATTTAGTATCCGCCATGAAATATGTCCAAAATGGAGATTTTAAAGTTGCTGATACCTTTAAGCCCTCACAGGTTCATGATGAGGTTGGAATTCTCCATCGGAATTTTTTCGTCATGATCGAGCGAATTAATGAGCTTATTAAAGAAAATTATGAAAAGCAGCTTTTAGTTAAAGATACTGAATTTAAAGCTTTACAGTCTCAAATAAATCCACATTTTTTATATAATACTCTCGAATCAATCAATTGGTTAGCAAAGATTAATAAACAACAGCAAATATCTAAAATGGTAGAATCTCTTGGCTATTTATTACGGAATGCTATTAGTTTAAAAGATGATGTCATCACAGTGCAAGAAGAGATCGAAATGGTCGAACATTATGTAACCATTCAACGATTCCGTTTTGAAGAACGTTTGGATTTTCATTTATCGATTCATGAAGATGTTAAGGAATGTGTGCTACCTAAGCTTATTGTTCAACCATTGGTTGAAAATGCGATTCATTATGCATTAGAAATGATGATTGAGCCGTGTATGATTAGTGTTTCAGCATATAAAAACGGTGATTTGCTTCACATCTTTGTTGAAGATAATGGCATTGGTATGGACGAGCAGCAGCTTGAAAGCGTGAGAAAAGGTGAAATCAAAACGAGAGGTAATGGAATAGGATTACGTAATATCGACTCTAGAATTAAGTTCGTCTTTGGTAATCAATATGGTTTACAGATTGACAGTAAGATCAATAAAGGAACAAAGGTACTCATTGTCATACCATATCAAACGAGGTGGGACTATGCATAA
- a CDS encoding response regulator transcription factor: protein MHKVLLVDDERIILEGISSIIDWEEIGTELIGTARNGLEAYDIIIKELPDIVICDIKMPGLNGLELVKRVSKEHPFIKFIILSGFSEFDYAKQAMEYGVKHYLLKPCNENIIIDAMKNVINELTSEENRERFLLDMKSRLEQIQPYVKKQLLKEFITSKTDGNRGIQFYEKLFHINFQEEEIRLIVFRLEGDYHYEHMFVIENLGEDLFAPSILSTNIGEYVLFLVNDDNFSSLQEKIEQLRTHFYEIYEMDMTVAISEVDSISQARRLYLEALECLNHRFYLGEGSIITKSDIRHEKQLYNFDYDGQSLCLLIKSGNWEKVECEISGFFHDLTERMLSTSLTRSYVMQLFLLVIQSSDSKGIQNYMEKMSSLMDMDTIQQMKEFFVMIAHEITQVHYERHKSNHSAVIHSMMDLVHKHLGDTELSLKWVANKVYMNADYLGKLFKQETGEKFSSYVTQVRINKAIEQIELMDDVKVFTLAEMIGFGDNPQYFSQVFKKYTGFSPSEYRKAYLQ from the coding sequence ATGCATAAAGTATTATTAGTTGATGATGAGAGAATTATATTAGAAGGGATTTCAAGCATCATAGACTGGGAGGAAATAGGGACTGAATTAATCGGAACAGCAAGAAATGGTCTTGAAGCCTATGACATCATTATAAAAGAGCTCCCAGACATTGTCATTTGTGATATTAAGATGCCTGGATTAAACGGACTTGAATTAGTTAAGAGAGTATCAAAAGAACACCCTTTTATTAAATTTATCATCCTATCGGGCTTTAGTGAATTCGACTATGCTAAACAAGCAATGGAATATGGTGTGAAACATTATCTGTTAAAGCCGTGTAATGAGAATATCATTATTGATGCAATGAAAAATGTAATCAATGAATTAACGAGTGAAGAAAATAGAGAACGGTTTTTATTGGATATGAAAAGCCGTCTTGAACAAATACAGCCTTATGTTAAAAAACAATTGCTAAAAGAATTTATAACAAGTAAAACTGATGGTAACAGGGGTATTCAATTTTATGAAAAGCTTTTTCATATTAATTTTCAAGAAGAGGAAATTAGGTTGATTGTGTTTCGACTAGAGGGAGACTATCATTATGAACATATGTTTGTTATTGAAAACCTAGGAGAAGATCTTTTTGCCCCATCGATTTTATCAACAAATATAGGAGAATATGTTTTGTTTCTTGTAAATGATGACAACTTTTCAAGCCTGCAGGAAAAGATCGAACAACTAAGAACTCATTTCTATGAAATCTATGAAATGGATATGACTGTTGCAATTAGTGAGGTTGATTCTATCTCACAGGCAAGAAGACTCTATTTAGAAGCACTTGAATGCTTGAATCATCGCTTTTATTTAGGTGAAGGAAGTATTATAACTAAAAGTGATATTCGCCATGAAAAACAACTTTATAATTTTGATTACGATGGACAAAGTCTTTGTCTGTTAATAAAGTCAGGGAATTGGGAAAAGGTAGAGTGTGAAATTTCTGGTTTTTTTCATGATTTAACCGAAAGAATGCTTTCTACAAGTTTAACCCGTTCCTATGTCATGCAGCTATTTTTACTAGTGATACAAAGCTCAGATTCAAAAGGAATTCAAAATTATATGGAAAAAATGTCTTCATTAATGGATATGGATACAATTCAGCAAATGAAAGAATTTTTTGTTATGATTGCACATGAGATTACTCAGGTTCATTATGAAAGGCACAAATCCAACCACTCAGCAGTCATTCATAGCATGATGGACCTTGTTCATAAGCATCTTGGGGATACTGAGCTTTCACTTAAATGGGTAGCAAACAAAGTATACATGAATGCTGATTATTTAGGTAAGTTGTTTAAACAGGAAACCGGAGAGAAATTTTCAAGCTATGTTACACAGGTTCGAATTAATAAAGCAATTGAACAGATAGAGCTGATGGATGATGTGAAGGTGTTCACACTAGCTGAAATGATTGGATTTGGTGATAATCCACAATATTTTAGTCAGGTGTTTAAGAAATATACTGGATTTTCTCCATCAGAATATCGAAAAGCATATTTACAATAA
- a CDS encoding ABC transporter substrate-binding protein — MKKFLFLLLSVVMVFSLAACSGSSSSGGSSSGSDSGKGDGEDEKVTLRIAWWGSQPRHDYTLEVIKMYEEQNPNVKIQAEYASWDDYWKKLAPQASAQQLPDIIQMDLSYFSQYAENGQLADLTPFLDKQIDVTNFSDNIIDGGKLGDKLYGFNAGVNVVGFHYDPELLKKVGVDSLDENWTWDDYKELAKKAKDTGVFVDTGMKADVFFNYYLRTLGKSLYSKDGTTLGYDDDQLFVDFFEMTSNMVKDGVVPTPDYLAQLKGIEDDPVVTKDALGIWQWSNQFVGLQQVANRPLGIHPMPGPGTKEGLYLKPSMFWSVANNSKHQEEAAKFIDFFVNDIEANKLILGERGIPGSSAVKEALKPELSPEQVQVFDSVEWAEQNSSEFDGPDPIGAGEVIELLDSLSEQMNYGQLEVKDAAKQFRQQAESILSQNK, encoded by the coding sequence ATGAAGAAGTTTCTGTTTTTGTTGCTATCAGTTGTAATGGTATTTTCTTTAGCGGCATGTAGTGGAAGTAGTTCATCTGGTGGATCTAGTTCTGGTTCTGATAGTGGTAAAGGTGATGGTGAAGACGAAAAAGTTACACTCCGCATTGCTTGGTGGGGTTCTCAACCAAGACATGACTATACACTTGAGGTAATAAAAATGTATGAGGAGCAAAATCCGAATGTGAAAATCCAAGCTGAATATGCAAGCTGGGATGATTATTGGAAAAAGCTAGCTCCACAAGCATCAGCTCAACAATTACCAGATATTATTCAAATGGATCTTTCTTACTTCTCCCAATATGCTGAAAATGGACAGTTAGCAGACTTAACACCATTTTTAGATAAACAAATTGATGTAACAAATTTCAGTGATAATATCATTGATGGTGGGAAACTCGGTGATAAATTATATGGATTTAACGCTGGGGTAAATGTTGTTGGCTTCCATTATGATCCTGAGTTGTTGAAAAAAGTAGGGGTAGATTCCCTAGATGAGAATTGGACATGGGATGATTATAAGGAATTGGCTAAAAAAGCAAAAGATACAGGCGTATTTGTTGATACAGGAATGAAAGCAGATGTATTTTTTAACTATTATTTAAGAACATTAGGAAAATCACTTTATAGTAAAGACGGTACTACTTTAGGTTATGATGATGATCAGTTATTTGTAGATTTCTTTGAAATGACTTCAAATATGGTAAAAGATGGTGTTGTACCAACTCCAGATTATTTAGCTCAATTAAAAGGGATTGAAGATGATCCAGTTGTTACGAAAGATGCACTTGGAATTTGGCAATGGTCCAACCAATTTGTAGGTTTACAACAAGTTGCAAATAGACCATTAGGCATTCATCCTATGCCAGGGCCAGGAACAAAAGAAGGCTTATACTTAAAACCTAGTATGTTCTGGTCGGTTGCAAATAATTCTAAGCACCAAGAAGAAGCTGCGAAATTCATTGATTTCTTTGTAAATGATATTGAGGCTAATAAACTGATTTTGGGTGAGCGTGGTATTCCTGGTTCATCTGCAGTCAAAGAGGCGCTTAAACCTGAACTATCTCCTGAACAAGTTCAAGTATTTGATAGTGTAGAATGGGCTGAACAAAATAGTTCAGAATTCGATGGTCCAGACCCAATTGGTGCTGGAGAAGTAATCGAACTTCTTGATAGTTTGTCAGAGCAAATGAATTATGGTCAGCTTGAGGTTAAAGATGCTGCAAAACAGTTTAGACAACAGGCAGAAAGCATTTTGTCTCAAAATAAATAA
- a CDS encoding carbohydrate ABC transporter permease, producing MSARAIKQNLGGYLFIGPFVIGFLAFTFIPIITSLYLSFTSYNMFSTPSWIGLENYKKMFTADPRYWQSLKVTLIYVLAGVPLRLGFALLVAMILNTTSRAVGLYRSLFYLPSLIGGSVAVAIMWRNIFGDEGIVNILLGLLGIPDVRWFGDPTAALWMLIFLSVWQFGSSMLIFLAGLKSIPMSYYEAASVDGANYWQKFTKITLPMLSPVILFNTIMQTIAAFMTFVPAFIISKGTGGPLDGTLLYSLYLFIQGFEFFNMGYASAMAWIMLIIVGILTAIIFFTSKYWVHYESEGGK from the coding sequence ATGAGTGCCCGTGCTATAAAGCAAAATTTGGGAGGATACTTGTTTATAGGTCCCTTTGTTATTGGATTCCTAGCATTTACGTTTATCCCAATTATAACCTCACTGTATTTATCGTTTACTAGTTATAATATGTTTTCAACTCCATCATGGATAGGGCTGGAAAATTATAAAAAAATGTTTACTGCTGATCCAAGATACTGGCAATCACTTAAAGTTACACTTATTTATGTACTTGCAGGAGTCCCTTTAAGACTCGGATTTGCTCTTTTAGTTGCAATGATTTTAAATACTACGTCTAGAGCAGTAGGCCTATACAGATCATTATTTTATTTACCCTCATTAATAGGAGGTAGTGTGGCAGTTGCGATCATGTGGCGTAATATCTTCGGTGACGAAGGAATTGTTAACATTCTTTTAGGTTTATTAGGAATTCCGGACGTACGCTGGTTTGGTGACCCGACAGCTGCACTGTGGATGCTTATCTTTTTATCTGTTTGGCAATTTGGATCTTCAATGTTAATTTTCTTAGCAGGCTTAAAAAGTATTCCTATGAGCTACTATGAAGCAGCAAGTGTTGATGGAGCTAACTATTGGCAAAAATTCACAAAGATTACATTACCGATGTTAAGTCCAGTTATCTTATTTAATACAATTATGCAAACAATTGCTGCATTTATGACCTTTGTTCCTGCGTTTATCATTTCAAAAGGTACTGGTGGTCCTTTAGATGGTACACTTCTTTATTCGCTTTATCTCTTTATTCAAGGTTTTGAATTCTTTAATATGGGATATGCCTCTGCAATGGCATGGATTATGTTGATTATCGTCGGGATCTTAACCGCAATTATCTTTTTTACATCCAAGTACTGGGTTCACTATGAATCTGAAGGGGGGAAATAA
- a CDS encoding carbohydrate ABC transporter permease → MKTNANLKTITNPQRISVPRIKSAKWWVYHLLVGGFALLMLYPVIWLLMSSFKPSEMIFVTAKSLIPDPWILDNFSKGWEGIGGNSFGVFIKNTVVLVIFTMIGQVISSAFIAFGFARMNFFGKGFWFAIMMVTLMLPYEVVMIPQYIIFSKLGWLDSIKPIVIPAYFGHPFFIFLLVQFIRTIPRELDEAATIDGCNTFKIFYKIILPLIRPALATAAIFSFYWTWDNLLGPVLYLNSPDKYTVSMALNMFLSNETVSNWGAMFAMSIVTLIPVFVVFFLFQRHVVEGISTSGLKG, encoded by the coding sequence ATGAAGACAAATGCAAATCTTAAAACAATAACCAATCCTCAAAGAATTAGTGTTCCGCGAATAAAATCTGCAAAGTGGTGGGTTTATCATTTACTCGTTGGGGGCTTTGCATTATTAATGCTTTATCCTGTTATATGGCTCTTAATGAGTTCATTCAAACCTAGTGAAATGATCTTTGTTACAGCTAAGTCCCTTATTCCTGATCCATGGATTTTAGATAACTTTTCCAAAGGATGGGAAGGGATTGGGGGCAACTCATTCGGTGTCTTCATTAAAAATACAGTCGTTCTTGTTATTTTCACAATGATTGGCCAAGTCATTTCCTCCGCATTTATTGCTTTCGGCTTTGCAAGAATGAATTTCTTTGGAAAAGGCTTTTGGTTTGCTATCATGATGGTTACATTGATGCTTCCTTATGAGGTTGTAATGATTCCTCAGTATATTATTTTCTCAAAACTAGGTTGGCTCGATTCAATTAAACCAATTGTTATTCCAGCGTACTTTGGACATCCGTTCTTTATTTTCTTATTGGTACAATTTATCCGTACAATTCCTAGAGAACTAGATGAGGCGGCAACAATTGATGGATGTAACACATTTAAGATTTTTTATAAAATTATCCTACCATTAATTAGACCAGCATTAGCAACTGCTGCTATCTTTTCTTTCTACTGGACATGGGATAATTTGCTCGGACCTGTGCTTTATTTAAACAGTCCTGATAAATACACTGTATCAATGGCATTAAATATGTTTTTAAGTAATGAAACCGTTTCTAACTGGGGTGCAATGTTTGCGATGTCGATCGTTACGTTAATTCCTGTATTTGTTGTCTTCTTCTTATTCCAACGACATGTTGTTGAAGGGATTAGCACAAGCGGTTTAAAAGGTTAA